The nucleotide sequence CAACAAGAGGGCGCCCAGCGTCGTCCCATTTTGTCAGTGAATCCCGAAGGCGTGCTCAAAATCTAGCTGGTAGAATTTGCTCCAACCGTTTGCTGTTCTCGTCGTACTCGTGCTGAGGAGTCCCCTCCCCCATGGTTGCTTTGCCCTCTCAATCTGGTGCTGATCTGACGGTTGCGGCGGGTGGTCGCCAAGATGTGCGATCGCTCGGTCCCAACCCCAACCATTGGTACGTGGTCGCGCGATCGGCAGAAGTCACCGACCAACCGCTGGGCGCCACCTTTTGGGGGGAAGCGATCGTGCTGTATCGCGATACCGAAGGGCACATTCAAGCACTGGAAGATCGCTGTCCTCATCGCCAGGTCAAGCTCAGCGAGGGCGAAGTCACCGATGGCGAGCTGGAATGCATTTATCACGGCTGGCGCTTTGACGCAGCGGGGCAGTGCAGCCACGTTCCTTACCTGGCCGACCATCAAAAGCTGCCGAGTTGTCAGCTCAAAACCTATCCTGTTCAAGATTTGAATGGGTTTGTGTGGCTATTTCCTGGCGATCGCGATCAGCTCGAACGGGAGAACATTCAACCGATGGGCCTGCCGGAGTGGGAGCACATCAACTACATCGCCAGCTTTACCGTCATCGATGTGGAGTCCCATTACTCATTTCTCATCGAAAACTTGATGGACATGTACCACGGGCGCTTGCACGACGACCTGCAAGCCTGGGCTAATCCTGTGCTCGACACCTTAGAAGCGACCGACCAGCGGGTCGATGTGCTCTACAACGCCCAGAGCTACTACCGCATCGACAAAATTTGGTCGGTCTCCCAGCTCTTTATCCCGGCCCTGCGTCAGCTGCACCCTGAAGAGTTGCGCGTCAGTTATGTCTATCCCCACTGGGTCTCGACTCTGGGGCAAGATTTCAAAATCTGCTGCCTCTTTTGCCCCATTAGCCCCACCCACACCCGCGCCTACCTGATCCATTTCACGTCACTCAAGCGGTTCCATCGGCTGCACAAATTGCCCATGGCCTTTCGTCGCTTTGTCAAAAATCGCTTGTTTAATGCAGCGCAGGGGCTACTCGCCGGTCTCGTGAAGCAAGATGTGCTGATGCTGGAACAAGAGCAGGTCGCCTATCTCAAAAATCCTGACTACAAAGGCCCAGAGCTGAATCGTGCCCTGATCAACGTACAAAAGCTAATTCGCCAGCAAGCTCAGCAAGATTAAGGGGACGCACCCTTTGAAAGGGTGCGTCCCCTGGGTGCATCCCCTTAAGGAAGTGGGCATGCTGACCATGGAGACTTCTCAGGTTGCACCACCATGCCCAGACGCCCGCGAGCCGTGAGCCCCGGCCACTACTACCACCTCTACAATCGCGGCAACAATCGGCAAATTATCTTCTTTGAGCGGGCCAACTATCTGTTCTTTTTGCAGCAGTTTCGCCATTACGTCGCCACCGCCACGGTTCACGTCGTCGCTTACTGCCTCATGCCCAATCACTACCACTTTTTGATTTACTTGCGAGCCGCCGACCTCGACGCCGCCATGCGACGCCTCACCCTGTCCTACACCAACGCCATCAACCGCCGCTACGATTGCTGCGGCAGTCTGTTTCAGGGGCGGTTTCAGACCTTGCCCGTCGATCGCGATGACTATTTGCTGCACTTGACGCGCTACATTCACCTCAATCCCGTGAAAGCGGGGCTGGTGGCGCATCCCGCCGAGTGGGAGTTTTCAAGCTATGTAGACTATGTCGAGCTGCGGGCGGGCACTTTACCGCAACGGGAAGCCGTGCTGGCACAGGCGGGTTCCGTCACCACCTATCGGCAATTCGTCGAGCAGGACAGTCCGCCCGATCGCTCCATCCAGCACTTGATGTTTGATTAAGGGGCAAAGGGGACGCACCCTTTGAAAGGGTGCGTCCCCTGGAGGCTGAAAGGGTGCGTTCCCTTGTTTTTAGGGAAAGAGGGCGGTATCGGTGGTGGCGTCGAAGAGGTGGACTTTGTCCGGGGCGATCGCCAACCACAGCTCTTCCCCAATCTCAAAAGTGCGATCGGGCTCCACCCGGACTTGCAGAGTGTCTGCCCCAAACTGCACCGCCAAATAAGTTTCACTGCCCAACGCTTCAATGCGGCGGACGTGGACTTGCAGGTTTTTGGGCGCGGGAGAGCTGAGGGTGAAATGTTCGGGACGCACGCCGAGAATGGCGGCTTGACCGTCGTAGGGTTTCAGGGTGTCTTCCCACTCACCAGGCAGGGTCAGGCGAAAGTCCGGATGAGACACCAGCAGCGGGGCCTGAACTTGCACCGGCAAAAAGTTCATCGGCGGCGAGCCAATAAAGGCGGCCACAAAGCGGTTGGCGGGACGGCGATACAGTTCCAGCGGGGTCGAGCACTGCTGAATTTGTCCGGCATTCATCACCGCGATGCGATCGCCCATGGTCATTGCTTCCACCTGGTCGTGGGTGACGTAAATGGTGGTGATGCCCAGTTGCCGTTGCAGGTTCACAATTTGGGCACGGGTTTCCGTGCGCAGCTTGGCGTCCAAGTTCGACAGCGGCTCATCCATCAAAAAGACCTGGGGATTGCGGGCGATCGCCCGTCCCAACGCCACTCGCTGCTTTTGCCCCCCCGAGAGCTGACGGGGCAAGCGGTTCAGCAAACTATCAATTTGCAGCATTTGGGCGACCGATCGCACCCGCTGATCGATCAGCTTGTCCGCTGGAGCCAAATACCGCAATCCTTTGGGCAGGCGTCGCGTCGCGCCAGAGAGGGCCGTTTGCCAACGGGTGCGGTTGGCCAGCGCTTGTTGCAATTGCTGATTGGCGTCGAGTTCCGCATTCACAGGGGCATCACTCGGCTCGGCTAAGAGCTGGGCGCGACTACCCCCCATGCGTCGCAGACCAAACGCGAGATTGTCGTACACCGTCAGGTGCGGATACAGCGCATAACTTTGGAACACCATGGCAATGTCCCGCTGCTTGGGCGGCAGTTGGTTCACCTGGCGATCGCCCACCCAAATATTGCCCGCCGTAATTTCTTCCAACCCCGAAATCAAGCGCAGCAGGGTGCTTTTGCCGCAGCCCGACGGCCCCACCAGCACCATAAATTCGCCATCCGGCACTTTCAGATTGATGCGCCGCAGCACGGCCTGTTCCGCCGCCGTTTCGCCGTCCTCACTCGACTGCGCCCGACTTTGCCCCACAAAGGTTTTGTACAAATTTTCTAGGACAACCTGCGCCACGGTGGATGGCTCCTCCACGAATCTTGATCGATGTGCCAATCCGGAACCAGAGAGTCCGGCAGGGGTTGGCTAGCAGCAACTACTCTTCAGAATCGTCATCGCTGGCCGTATTGGTCTCATTATCAACCAAGGCGGTCAGCGTAACGGTCTCAATTCTTTCACCTTTGGCAAATTTGCTCAGGCGATAATTGGTCGGGGTGTCGCGGCCCTGGCGGGGAATCGTATCAATGGGAATTTGCGCACAGCGGGTCTGGGAGGTCACCACCGTCATTTCCCCATTGAGGGGACTGGGGGCGATCGCCACCAGATGATCCGTCTTTTGCTTGAACAAGAACGCCTGAGTACCAATGCCGCCCCGCGCCCCCAGGTGAATGCCGCCAATGGGCAGTCGTTTGGCAAAACCCGCCGCCGACACCATCAACACACAATCATCCGCTTGCTGAATGCGGACACAGCCCACAATGCTCTCTTGTTTGCGCAGGCGCAGCGCTTGTGGCCCCTGGGCGGTGCGGCCCATCACGGGTAAGTTCTCATCATTCACCGCAAACCGAATCAATCGTCCCCCCGACGTGGCGATCGCCAGTTCTTCGTCGGCCTGCACCAACGTGATAAACGCCAGTTCGTCGCCTTTTTTCAACTTGACAGCGGTGAGGCCCCGCCCCGTCAGATTTTGAAAATCTGACAGCGGCACCCGCTTAATTTTGCCAAGCCGGGTCAACAACACCAAATCGTGGGTCAGTGCGGCTTCTGTGAGCACCAGATGGGTGGCGATCGCCTCCGGGTCGCTACCCGCCGAATTGGGCAACAGGTTGACCAGCGGCACCCCTTTAGACTGACGCGACGTTTGGGGAATCTCGCCCACAGTGAGGGTGAAAGCCTTGCCGTCGCGGGTCAGCACCAGCAACTCTTCGGCAGTATTCGCCGCCTCTGTCTGCAACGTCGGATCTTCTTCTTCTTGGAATTCCTGGCGATCGCGGTCATTTTGACGGGCCTGTCGGCGCTGATAGGCGCGAGTGGTGGAGCGGCGCACATAGCCCTTTTGGCTAAATTCCAGCACAACGTCTTCTTCTTTGTGTTCCGCGAGAATTTCTGCCAATTGCTCGGTTTCTTCCTGACGTTCTGCCTCACTTTGAATGCGAGTACGCCGCTCATCACCGAACTTTTTCTTCAGCGATCGCAGCTCTTTCTTCAGCGCCTTCAGCAACTCATTGCGATCGTTCAGCAACCGCAACAGTTCATCCCGATGGGCGGTGAGTTCGTCATATTCCGTTTGCAGATTCTGCCGTTCCAACCCCGTCAACCGCCGCAACGGCATGGCGAGAATGGCATCACACTGGCGATCGCTTAACTCGAAGGCCTCTCCCAGCGACACCTTAGCCGTGGTGCCATCCGGCGCATGACGGAGGATGTCAATCAGCTGATCCAGATTTTCCAGCGCCCGAATCAAGCCCTCCACGATGTGCAGGCGGTTTTCTGTCTTTTCCAGGTCATACCGATACTGGCGCACCAGCGTTTGCTCGCGAAAGTTGAGAAACGCGTTCAGCATCTCTCGCAACGACATCTGCTGCGGCTGACCATTGTCCAGAGCCAGCATGATCGCCCCAAAGTTATGCTGCAACTGGGTTTGGCGATACAGCGCACTGAGCACCACTTCCGGCTGCGTTTCGCGCTTGAGTTCGATGACGACGCGCATCCCCTCGCGATCGCTCTCATCCCGAATGTCGGCAATGCCCTCTAAGCGACCGTTGTTGACCAGGTCGGCGACCTTCTCAATCCACCCCGCTTTGTTGACCTGATACGGCAGCTCCGTCACGATAATCGCCGTCCGTCGCTGTCGTCCGCGACCGGGTCGCACCTCCTCCAGTTGGGTGATGCCCCGCACGGGAATGCTGCCGCGTCCGGTACGGTAGGCATCCTGCACCCCTTTGGCATCAATGATTTCACCCCCAGTGGGAAAGTCCGGGCCAGGGATCAGCTCAAATAACCGCTCATCAGAGAGGGTGGGGCGATCGATCAGCGCAATCAACCCATCTACTACCTCTCCCAGATTGTGGGGCGGAATGTTGGTCGCCATGCCCACCGCAATGCCCGACGAGCCATTCAGTAACAGGTTCGGCAATTGCGCCGGGAGCACAATCGGCTCTTGCTGCGAGTTGTCAAAGTTGTCGATAAAATCGACCGTCGCCTCGCCAATGTTGTCCAACAGCGACTCAAAACTGACGGCGGCCAAGCGCGTCTCGGTATAACGCATCGCCGCCGGGGGGTCGTTGTCCACCGAGCCAAAGTTGCCGTGCCCCGCCAGCAACGGGTACCGACTGGAAAAATCCTGCACCATGCGCACCAGGGCGTCATACACCGCCTGGTCACCGTGGGGGTGATATTTACCCAGCACATCCCCCACCACGCGGGCGCATTTACGAAAGGGGCGATCGGGGCTCAAGCCCAACTCGTACATGGCGTAGAGAATGCGACGATGCACGGGTTTCAGCCCGTCGCGCACATCGGGTAAGGCCCGCCCGACGATGACACTCATGGCGTATTCCAGATAGGAGCGCTGCACCTCAGTATGCAGAGGGGTCGGCACGACCTGCCCAGATGAAAGTATGTTGAGTTGATCCGCCATGAATCCCGGTCCTCTGAAATTGGGAATTAATAGATTGTTCAGCCTGCATTGGGCCTAACAATACAGGCACTAACAATGCTGTAAGGTAAAGGCAAATGTCGCCAGTTTGCAATATCTTGCAGCTAGGATTAATTCATGCCTTGATTGCGTGATGATTCACACTGGGCAATGTAGCAAGATTTGACCCCGCTCTGAGGCTGACGCCGTTAAAGGAAGTACCATGAAGACCGTTCTCATTGTCGAAGATGACATGATTAACGCCCGTGTGTTTTCGAAGATTTTGTCAAAACGGGGCGGTTTTGACGTTAAACACACGGAAGATGTGGCCGAGGTGATGGAAATCGCACGCGATCGCCAAGCCGATATCATTTTGATGGATGTCTCCTTATCGCACAGTCTGTTTGAGGGCAAGCCCGTCGATGGCATCAAAATCACCCAAATGCTAAAAGCCGATCCGGTCACCGCTGACCTCCCCGTCATTTTGGTCACCGCCCACGCCATGCAGGGCGATCGCGAAAATTTCCTTGCCCAAAGCGGAGCCGATGGCTACATCAGCAAACCCGTGATTGACCATCAAAAGTTTATTGATGACATTTCGGCCCTGATGCCGCAATCATAACAGTATACTTGTACTATTTCGCAAGTATTCACGAGCTTTTTGTTAACTGCTCTGGCTGACACCGAGAACTGACGCTGCCCCTACAAAGGTGATTTAAAGAGCCTTCCTGATCGTCGGGGTGAGGCAGTGCCTCACCCCGACAGCAACCTTGAGGTCTTGAGGAAATTACCCTCACACTCTGCTACCCTCACATCCTGCCGCCCTGTCCCCATGCAACTCCACCTCTCCACCTGGCCCGAAATCGAAGCCTACCTGCAAACTTCGCAGGGCATTATTTTTCCCATTGGCTCGACCGAGCAGCATGGCCCCACGGGGCTCATCGGCACTGATGCCATTTGCGCAGAAACCGTGGCGCGGGGCGTGGGCGAAGAAACCGGAGCCGTGATTGGCCCCACCATTAACGTGGGCATGGCGCTGCACCACACCGCCTTTCCTGGCAGCATGAGTCTGCGACCCAGTACGCTCATCGCGCTGATTCAAGACTATGTAAAACCGCTAGCCCGCTATGGGTTTGAGCGGTTCTTTTTCATTAACGGGCACGGTGGCAATGTGGCGACACTCAAGGCCGCTTTCTCAGAAACGTATGCCCATCTGGCCGATCTAGGGCTGGAAAATTCAGGACGGGTACGATGCAAGGTCGCGAACTGGTACATGGCGCGCTCGGTGTATGCGATCGCGAAGGAACTCTACGGCCACCAAGAAGGCTCCCACGCCACCCCCAGCGAAGTCGCCCTGACCCAATTCGCCTATCCTGACCACATCAAACAGGCCGAACTGAACCCGCAAATCGCCCCGTCGGGCTACCCCATCTACAGCGCCACCGATTTTCGCCAGCATTATCCCGATGGCCGCATGGGCTCTAACCCCGCCCTCGCCACCCCCGAGCACGGTCAGCGCTTGTACGAAGCCGCTGTCAAAGAACTCAGCAGTGACTATCTGCAATTTCTCGCCGCCGAGTAAGGCGATCGCGGTACCCAACACAAAAAAGCAGCGCCCATCCATGAGAGCGCTGCTATCAGTCTGATTTGCGAAATTAAATCTGGGACTGCACCCCAGGGCTTGCGCCGCGATGGGGCAGCAAGACAAGCGTTACACTGCTGCCAAATATTCGCGGAGTTCGCTGCGGTGCTGTCGCAACTTGCTGATAGCTTGCTTTTGCAGTTGACGCACTCGCTCACGGCTAACGTTCAAGCGTCGCCCCACTTTCTCCAGCGATAGCGGATTGCCA is from Leptolyngbya iicbica LK and encodes:
- a CDS encoding aromatic ring-hydroxylating dioxygenase subunit alpha; this translates as MVALPSQSGADLTVAAGGRQDVRSLGPNPNHWYVVARSAEVTDQPLGATFWGEAIVLYRDTEGHIQALEDRCPHRQVKLSEGEVTDGELECIYHGWRFDAAGQCSHVPYLADHQKLPSCQLKTYPVQDLNGFVWLFPGDRDQLERENIQPMGLPEWEHINYIASFTVIDVESHYSFLIENLMDMYHGRLHDDLQAWANPVLDTLEATDQRVDVLYNAQSYYRIDKIWSVSQLFIPALRQLHPEELRVSYVYPHWVSTLGQDFKICCLFCPISPTHTRAYLIHFTSLKRFHRLHKLPMAFRRFVKNRLFNAAQGLLAGLVKQDVLMLEQEQVAYLKNPDYKGPELNRALINVQKLIRQQAQQD
- a CDS encoding REP-associated tyrosine transposase is translated as MPRRPRAVSPGHYYHLYNRGNNRQIIFFERANYLFFLQQFRHYVATATVHVVAYCLMPNHYHFLIYLRAADLDAAMRRLTLSYTNAINRRYDCCGSLFQGRFQTLPVDRDDYLLHLTRYIHLNPVKAGLVAHPAEWEFSSYVDYVELRAGTLPQREAVLAQAGSVTTYRQFVEQDSPPDRSIQHLMFD
- a CDS encoding ABC transporter ATP-binding protein — its product is MAQVVLENLYKTFVGQSRAQSSEDGETAAEQAVLRRINLKVPDGEFMVLVGPSGCGKSTLLRLISGLEEITAGNIWVGDRQVNQLPPKQRDIAMVFQSYALYPHLTVYDNLAFGLRRMGGSRAQLLAEPSDAPVNAELDANQQLQQALANRTRWQTALSGATRRLPKGLRYLAPADKLIDQRVRSVAQMLQIDSLLNRLPRQLSGGQKQRVALGRAIARNPQVFLMDEPLSNLDAKLRTETRAQIVNLQRQLGITTIYVTHDQVEAMTMGDRIAVMNAGQIQQCSTPLELYRRPANRFVAAFIGSPPMNFLPVQVQAPLLVSHPDFRLTLPGEWEDTLKPYDGQAAILGVRPEHFTLSSPAPKNLQVHVRRIEALGSETYLAVQFGADTLQVRVEPDRTFEIGEELWLAIAPDKVHLFDATTDTALFP
- the gyrA gene encoding DNA gyrase subunit A; translation: MADQLNILSSGQVVPTPLHTEVQRSYLEYAMSVIVGRALPDVRDGLKPVHRRILYAMYELGLSPDRPFRKCARVVGDVLGKYHPHGDQAVYDALVRMVQDFSSRYPLLAGHGNFGSVDNDPPAAMRYTETRLAAVSFESLLDNIGEATVDFIDNFDNSQQEPIVLPAQLPNLLLNGSSGIAVGMATNIPPHNLGEVVDGLIALIDRPTLSDERLFELIPGPDFPTGGEIIDAKGVQDAYRTGRGSIPVRGITQLEEVRPGRGRQRRTAIIVTELPYQVNKAGWIEKVADLVNNGRLEGIADIRDESDREGMRVVIELKRETQPEVVLSALYRQTQLQHNFGAIMLALDNGQPQQMSLREMLNAFLNFREQTLVRQYRYDLEKTENRLHIVEGLIRALENLDQLIDILRHAPDGTTAKVSLGEAFELSDRQCDAILAMPLRRLTGLERQNLQTEYDELTAHRDELLRLLNDRNELLKALKKELRSLKKKFGDERRTRIQSEAERQEETEQLAEILAEHKEEDVVLEFSQKGYVRRSTTRAYQRRQARQNDRDRQEFQEEEDPTLQTEAANTAEELLVLTRDGKAFTLTVGEIPQTSRQSKGVPLVNLLPNSAGSDPEAIATHLVLTEAALTHDLVLLTRLGKIKRVPLSDFQNLTGRGLTAVKLKKGDELAFITLVQADEELAIATSGGRLIRFAVNDENLPVMGRTAQGPQALRLRKQESIVGCVRIQQADDCVLMVSAAGFAKRLPIGGIHLGARGGIGTQAFLFKQKTDHLVAIAPSPLNGEMTVVTSQTRCAQIPIDTIPRQGRDTPTNYRLSKFAKGERIETVTLTALVDNETNTASDDDSEE
- a CDS encoding response regulator encodes the protein MKTVLIVEDDMINARVFSKILSKRGGFDVKHTEDVAEVMEIARDRQADIILMDVSLSHSLFEGKPVDGIKITQMLKADPVTADLPVILVTAHAMQGDRENFLAQSGADGYISKPVIDHQKFIDDISALMPQS
- a CDS encoding creatininase family protein; this translates as MQLHLSTWPEIEAYLQTSQGIIFPIGSTEQHGPTGLIGTDAICAETVARGVGEETGAVIGPTINVGMALHHTAFPGSMSLRPSTLIALIQDYVKPLARYGFERFFFINGHGGNVATLKAAFSETYAHLADLGLENSGRVRCKVANWYMARSVYAIAKELYGHQEGSHATPSEVALTQFAYPDHIKQAELNPQIAPSGYPIYSATDFRQHYPDGRMGSNPALATPEHGQRLYEAAVKELSSDYLQFLAAE